One genomic segment of Garra rufa chromosome 13, GarRuf1.0, whole genome shotgun sequence includes these proteins:
- the ptger2b gene encoding prostaglandin E receptor 2b subtype EP2 → MAQSLKNVSCHEQLTVSGGSPTTSAIMFSAGVLGNVVALILLEIRRRKQPASLFQVLVTSLVFTDLLGTFSVSPLVLTAYLRNESLIGMNENRLVCGHFGYAMTFFSMVTLAILLSMAVERWLSIGHPYCYEQHMSKRCGYITIALIYLGCALFSGTPFLGFGKYVQYCPGTWCFIDLHPSATQHKAFNIIYASCLLVMIVCTVLCNVSVIYHLLLMYRRLKAHRSSVRRQRGHKRHRSIAKEVEHLVLLGFMTIAFVICSLPLVIQVYINTYFDQVRNKNYVIPLLLVSANPIIDPWVFIILSPPVPRLLWDKLCKTTKFKSNQEKVRCIHPVLNQSNPPVDSEGGGVMKVYTEIPGTASS, encoded by the exons ATGGCGCAAAGCCTGAAAAACGTCAGTTGCCACGAGCAGCTCACTGTCTCTGGTGGATCTCCTACAACATCTGCGATTATGTTTTCCGCCGGGGTCCTTGGAAACGTGGTCGCCTTAATTCTCTTGGAAATACGGCGGAGGAAACAACCCGCATCTTTGTTCCAAGTCCTGGTCACATCTTTGGTCTTCACAGATTTGCTGGGCACTTTCTCCGTCAGTCCTCTGGTTTTAACCGCGTACTTGAGGAATGAATCTTTGATTGGGATGAATGAAAACCGATTAGTTTGCGGGCACTTTGGATACGCCATGACTTTTTTCAGCATGGTCACTCTCGCCATTCTCCTCTCCATGGCAGTGGAGCGATGGCTCTCCATAGGACATCCTTACTGTTACGAGCAGCATATGAGCAAACGCTGCGGGTACATCACCATCGCTCTCATATACCTGGGTTGCGCTCTTTTCAGTGGCACACCTTTCCTCGGTTTTGGGAAGTATGTTCAGTATTGTCCTGGTACTTGGTGTTTCATTGACCTGCACCCGTCTGCGACCCAACACAAAGCGTTCAATATCATTTACGCGTCTTGTTTGCTCGTCATGATTGTGTGTACGGTTTTGTGCAACGTCTCCGTGATCTATCATCTTTTACTCATGTACCGAAGACTCAAGGCGCACCGGAGCTCTGTCCGACGGCAGCGAGGACACAAGAGGCATCGCTCCATCGCGAAGGAGGTTGAACATCTTGTGCTTCTCGGGTTCATGACAATAGCATTCGTCATCTGCTCTCTTCCTCTTGTG ATTCAAGTGTACATCAACACTTACTTCGACCAAGTTCGTAACAAAAATTATGTCATACCCCTACTTTTAGTATCGGCCAACCCTATCATAGACCCCTGGGTCTTTATCATCCTCAGTCCCCCAGTGCCTCGTCTGCTCTGGGACAAGTTGTGCAAGACCACTAAGTTCAAATCCAACCAGGAGAAGGTCCGCTGCATCCATCCAGTCCTGAATCAGTCCAACCCACCTGTAGATTCAGAAGGAGGTGGTGTGATGAAAGTTTACACAGAAATTCCTGGAACAGCTAGCTCCTGA